The following proteins come from a genomic window of Edaphobacter sp. 4G125:
- a CDS encoding L-rhamnose mutarotase, producing MRRYAQIIKLHPEKREEYIRYHADVWPGVLAQIERSNIRNYSIFLHGDVLFAYFEYHGTDFAADMKRMAADAETQRWWAIMDPMQEPLPEATNAGVHWLEVPEVFHFDGAPVQS from the coding sequence ATGCGTCGATACGCACAGATCATCAAACTACATCCCGAGAAGAGAGAAGAATATATCCGCTATCACGCCGATGTCTGGCCTGGAGTGCTGGCACAGATCGAGCGGAGCAACATTCGCAACTACTCAATCTTTCTGCATGGCGATGTGCTATTTGCCTACTTCGAATACCACGGCACCGACTTTGCCGCCGACATGAAGCGGATGGCCGCCGATGCAGAGACGCAACGTTGGTGGGCGATCATGGATCCGATGCAGGAGCCGCTGCCGGAGGCGACAAACGCAGGCGTACACTGGCTCGAGGTTCCTGAGGTGTTTCACTTCGATGGAGCGCCGGTGCAGAGTTAG
- a CDS encoding YceD family protein → MTITPIELFEEPLQIDETIAPGVLDYGPDVRQVSPLPVKGQADLLVEHRSEERGPSSQVNDIRLRASYHGDFEVLCARCVEPVPQSLSGDFDLVFRPAEADSESGEHSITPDETEIGYYEESGLLLEDVVREQVLLSLPSRTLCKPDCKGLCPRCGQNQNIATCSCEKASADPRWNALAGLADKLEVKH, encoded by the coding sequence GTGACAATTACCCCCATCGAGCTCTTCGAAGAACCTCTCCAGATCGACGAGACCATCGCCCCCGGAGTCCTCGACTACGGCCCCGACGTCCGCCAGGTCTCTCCGCTCCCCGTCAAGGGACAGGCCGATCTCCTCGTCGAGCATCGCAGCGAAGAACGTGGCCCCAGCTCTCAGGTCAACGACATCCGCCTCCGGGCCTCCTATCACGGCGACTTCGAGGTCCTCTGCGCCCGTTGCGTCGAGCCTGTGCCTCAGTCCCTCTCCGGCGACTTTGACCTCGTCTTTCGCCCCGCAGAAGCCGATAGCGAGTCCGGCGAGCACTCCATTACCCCCGATGAGACCGAAATCGGGTATTATGAAGAGAGCGGTCTTTTGCTCGAGGACGTCGTGCGCGAGCAGGTGTTACTCTCCCTGCCCAGTCGAACCCTCTGCAAACCAGACTGCAAGGGCCTCTGCCCTCGCTGCGGTCAGAACCAGAACATCGCAACCTGCTCCTGCGAAAAGGCTTCGGCCGATCCGCGATGGAATGCGCTGGCGGGTTTGGCTGACAAGCTCGAGGTCAAGCACTAA
- the rpmF gene encoding 50S ribosomal protein L32 has translation MPNPKRRHSKQRTAKRRSHDFLTPTGLSECPNCHEQKLPHRACRKCGTYKGREVLTVKEAS, from the coding sequence ATGCCTAATCCAAAACGGCGCCACTCCAAGCAGCGCACCGCCAAGCGCCGCAGCCATGACTTCCTCACCCCCACCGGTCTTTCCGAGTGCCCCAACTGCCATGAGCAGAAGCTTCCTCACCGCGCCTGCCGCAAGTGTGGAACCTATAAGGGCCGCGAGGTTCTTACCGTCAAGGAAGCCAGCTAA